The proteins below come from a single Anguilla rostrata isolate EN2019 chromosome 3, ASM1855537v3, whole genome shotgun sequence genomic window:
- the LOC135251762 gene encoding zona pellucida sperm-binding protein 4-like, whose protein sequence is MARVVQLGLWLGVLGFVLAQDQSKHFGSKGLDETFHRCQVDSFARVLCGDPAISSTDCEALNCCFDQQCYFANEVTVHCLRDGQFMVVVSRAATLPLLDLPSVNLLEGPSGGYCGPVSASPAFAVFQFPVSDCGTTVRVEGDYVIYENKMSSTYEVGVGPLGSITRDSIYELSFQCRYFGSAVVSLVAEVNTVPPPLPVAAPGPLRVELRLASGQCDSKGAHGCADAVYSDYYGDADYPVTKVLREPVYVEVRILERTDPNLVLLLEHCWATSTSSPLSLPQWSLLVDGCPYRDDRYQTSLVPVDASSGLLFPSHYKRFIVQMFTFVDPESFVPLKETVFIHCSTAVCHPSATDRCEQRCSSGKQRRSIAPVVKRSPEETAIVSSKPVVLTNTELTATDQRLHSEVPSSLRYGLLGVAACVLLVSILALAVACVKPSPMELKCV, encoded by the exons ATGGCAAGGGTTGTGCAGCTTGGACTATGGCTAGGTGTTTTGGGCTTTGTTTTGGCACAAgatcaaagtaaacattttggATCAAAAGGATTAGATGAAACTTTTCATAGATGCCAAGTTGATTCCTTTGCAAGAGTGCTATGTGGAGACCCTGCTATTAGTAGTACGGACTGCGAAGCCCTCAATTGCTGCTTTGATCAACAGTGCTATTTTGCAAATGAAG TTACTGTCCACTGTCTCCGGGATGGCCAGTTCATGGTTGTAGTGTCCAGAGCTGCCACCTTGCCTCTGCTTGACCTTCCTTCTGTGAACttgctggagggccccagtgGTGGTTACTGTGGTCCTGTTAGTGCCTCTCCTGCTTTTGCGGTCTTCCAATTTCCAGTCAGTGACTGTGGAACCACAGTGAGG GTGGAAGGGGATTATGTGATCTATGAGAACAAGATGTCCTCCACATATGAAGTGGGCGTTGGCCCTTTAGGTTCCATCACAAGGGACAGTATTTATGA GCTGTCCTTCCAGTGCAGGTATTTTGGCAGTGCTGTGGTTTCTCTGGTGGCTGAGGTGAATACGGTGCCTCCTCCCCTTCCGGTAGCTGCTCCAGGGCCCCTTCGTGTTGAGCTCAGACTGGCTAGCGGTCAATGTGACTCCAAAGGAGCACATGGATGTGCTGATG CGGTGTACAGCGACTACTACGGAGATGCGGACTACCCTGTGACCAAGGTGCTACGGGAACCTGTGTATGTGGAAGTGCGGATCTTGGAGAGGACCGACCCAAACCTTGTCCTGCTTCTGGAACACTGCTGGGCTACATCCACCTCCAGCCCCCTCAGCCTACCCCAGTGGAGCCTTTTGGTTGATGG GTGTCCCTACCGTGATGACCGTTACCAGACATCCTTGGTTCCTGTAGATGCCTCTTCTGGACTTCTCTTCCCCAGCCACTACAAGCGGTTTATTGTGCAGATGTTTACCTTCGTGGATCCTGAATCCTTCGTTCCACTGAAGGAAACG GTGTTCATCCACTGTAGCACGGCAGTTTGCCACCCCTCTGCTACCGATCGCTGTGAACAGCGGTGCAGCAGTGGAAAGCAAA GAAGGTCAATTGCTCCTGTAGTCAAGCGGTCCCCTGAGGAAACGGCTATCGTTTCCAGTAAGCCTGTAGTCCTGACCAATACAGAGCTTACAGCCACAGACCAGAGGCTTCACAGTGAAG TGCCCTCGTCTCTCCGCTATGGTCTCCTGGGAGTGGCTGCATGTGTTTTGCTAGTCTCCATCCTGGCATTGGCTGTCGCATGTGTAAAGCCATCTCCAATGgaactgaaatgtgtgtga
- the LOC135251758 gene encoding zona pellucida sperm-binding protein 4-like, with protein MARVVQLGLWLGVLGFVLAQDQSKHFGSKGSDETFHRCQVASFARVLCGDPAISSTDCEALNCCFDQQCYFANEVTVHCLRDGQFMVVVSRAATLPLLDLPSVNLLEGPSGGYCGPVSASPAFAVFQFPVSDCGTTVRVEGDYVIYENKMSSTYEVGVGPLGSITRDSIYELSFQCRYFGSAVVSLVAEVNTVPPPLPVAAPGPLRVELRLASGQCDSKGAHGCADAVYSNYYGDADYPVTKVLREPVYVEVRILERTDPNLVLLLEHCWATSTSSPLSLPQWSLLVDGCPYRDDRYQTSLVPVDASSGLLYPSHYKRFIVQMFTFVDPESFVPLKETVFIHCSTAVCHPSATDRCEQRCNSGKQRRSIAPVVKRSPEEKAIVSSKPVVLTNTELTATDQRLHSEVPSSLSYGLLGVAACVLLVSTLALGAACVKRSRVEPKV; from the exons ATGGCAAGGGTTGTGCAGCTTGGACTATGGCTTGGTGTTTTGGGCTTTGTTTTGGCACAAgatcaaagtaaacattttggATCAAAAGGGTCAGATGAAACTTTTCATAGATGCCAAGTTGCTTCCTTTGCAAGAGTGTTATGTGGAGACCCTGCTATTAGTAGTACGGACTGCGAAGCCCTCAATTGCTGCTTTGATCAACAGTGCTATTTTGCAAATGAAG TTACTGTCCACTGTCTCCGGGATGGCCAGTTCATGGTTGTAGTGTCCAGAGCCGCCACCTTGCCTCTGCTTGACCTTCCTTCTGTGAACttgctggagggccccagtgGCGGTTACTGTGGTCCTGTTAGTGCCTCTCCTGCTTTTGCGGTCTTCCAATTTCCAGTCAGTGACTGTGGAACCACAGTGAGG GTGGAAGGGGATTACGTGATCTATGAGAACAAGATGTCCTCCACATATGAAGTGGGCGTTGGCCCTTTAGGTTCCATCACAAGGGACAGTATTTATGA GCTGTCCTTCCAGTGCAGGTATTTTGGCAGTGCTGTGGTTTCTCTGGTGGCTGAGGTGAATACGGTGCCTCCTCCCCTTCCGGTAGCCGCTCCAGGGCCCCTTCGTGTTGAGCTCAGACTGGCTAGCGGTCAATGTGACTCCAAAGGAGCACATGGATGTGCTGATG CTGTGTACAGCAACTACTACGGAGATGCGGACTACCCTGTGACCAAGGTGCTACGGGAACCTGTGTATGTGGAAGTGCGGATCTTGGAAAGGACCGACCCAAACCTTGTCCTGCTTCTGGAACACTGCTGGGCTACATCCACCTCCAGCCCCCTCAGCCTACCCCAGTGGAGCCTTTTGGTTGATGG GTGTCCCTACCGAGACGATCGTTACCAGACATCCTTGGTTCCTGTTGACGCCTCTTCTGGACTTCTCTACCCCAGCCACTACAAGCGGTTTATTGTGCAGATGTTTACCTTCGTGGATCCTGAATCCTTCGTTCCACTGAAGGAAACG GTGTTCATCCACTGTAGCACGGCAGTTTGCCACCCCTCTGCTACCGATCGCTGTGAACAGCGGTGCAACAGTGGAAAGCAAA GAAGGTCAATTGCTCCTGTAGTCAAGCGGTCCCCTGAGGAAAAGGCTATCGTTTCCAGTAAGCCTGTAGTCCTGACCAATACAGAGCTTACAGCCACGGACCAGAGGCTTCACAGTGAAG TGCCCTCGTCTCTCAGCTATGGTCTCCTGGGAGTGGCTGCATGTGTTCTGCTAGTCTCAACCCTGGCACTGGGCGCTGCATGTGTTAAACGATCTCGAGTGGAACCGAAGGTGTGA
- the LOC135251760 gene encoding zona pellucida sperm-binding protein 4-like, whose amino-acid sequence MARVVQLGLWLGVLGFVLAQDQSKHFGSKGSDETFHRCQVASFARVLCGDPAISSTDCEALNCCFDQQCYFANEVTVHCLRDGQFMVVVSRAATLPLLDLPSVNLLEGPSGGYCGPVSASPAFAVFQFPVSDCGTTVRVEGDYVIYENKMSSTYEVGVGPLGSITRDSIYELSFQCRYFGSAVVSLVAEVNTVPPPLPVAAPGPLRVELRLASGQCDSKGAHGCADAVYSNYYGDADYPVTKVLREPVYVEVRILERTDPNLVLLLEHCWATSTSSPLSLPQWSLLVDGCPYRDDRYQTSLVPVDASSGLLFPSHYKRFIVQMFTFVDPESFVPLKETVFIHCSTAVCHPSATDRCEQRCNSGKQRRSIAPVVKRSPEEKAIVSSKPVVLTNTELTATDQRLHSEVPSSLSYGLLGVAACVLLVSTLALGAACVKRSRVEPKV is encoded by the exons ATGGCAAGGGTTGTGCAGCTTGGACTATGGCTTGGTGTTTTGGGCTTTGTTTTGGCACAAgatcaaagtaaacattttggATCAAAAGGGTCAGATGAAACTTTTCATAGATGCCAAGTTGCTTCCTTTGCAAGAGTGTTATGTGGAGACCCTGCTATTAGTAGTACGGACTGCGAAGCCCTCAATTGCTGCTTTGATCAACAGTGCTATTTTGCAAATGAAG TTACTGTCCACTGTCTCCGGGATGGCCAGTTCATGGTTGTAGTGTCCAGAGCCGCCACCTTGCCTCTGCTTGACCTTCCTTCTGTGAACttgctggagggccccagtgGCGGTTACTGTGGTCCTGTTAGTGCCTCTCCTGCTTTTGCGGTCTTCCAGTTTCCAGTCAGTGACTGTGGAACCACAGTGAGG GTGGAAGGGGATTATGTGATCTATGAGAACAAGATGTCCTCCACATATGAAGTGGGCGTTGGCCCTTTAGGTTCCATCACAAGGGACAGTATTTATGA GCTGTCCTTCCAGTGCAGGTATTTTGGCAGTGCTGTGGTTTCTCTGGTGGCTGAGGTGAATACGGTGCCTCCTCCCCTTCCGGTAGCTGCTCCAGGGCCCCTTCGTGTTGAGCTCAGACTGGCTAGCGGTCAATGTGACTCCAAAGGAGCACATGGATGTGCTGATG CGGTGTACAGCAACTACTACGGAGATGCGGACTACCCTGTGACCAAGGTGCTACGGGAACCTGTGTATGTGGAAGTGCGGATCTTGGAAAGGACTGACCCAAACCTTGTCCTGCTTCTGGAACACTGCTGGGCTACATCCACCTCCAGCCCCCTCAGCCTACCCCAGTGGAGCCTTTTGGTTGATGG GTGTCCCTACCGTGACGACCGTTACCAGACATCCTTGGTTCCTGTAGATGCCTCTTCTGGACTTCTCTTCCCCAGCCACTACAAGCGGTTTATTGTGCAGATGTTTACCTTCGTGGATCCTGAATCCTTCGTTCCACTGAAGGAAACG GTGTTCATCCACTGTAGCACGGCAGTTTGCCACCCCTCTGCTACCGATCGCTGTGAACAGCGGTGCAACAGTGGAAAGCAAA GAAGGTCAATTGCTCCTGTAGTCAAGCGGTCCCCTGAGGAAAAGGCTATCGTTTCCAGTAAGCCTGTAGTCCTGACCAATACAGAGCTTACAGCCACAGACCAGAGGCTTCACAGTGAAG TGCCCTCGTCTCTCAGCTATGGTCTCCTGGGAGTGGCTGCATGTGTTCTGCTAGTCTCAACCCTGGCACTGGGCGCTGCATGTGTTAAACGATCTCGAGTGGAACCGAAGGTGTGA